Proteins encoded within one genomic window of Dromaius novaehollandiae isolate bDroNov1 chromosome 7, bDroNov1.hap1, whole genome shotgun sequence:
- the LOC112997438 gene encoding carnosine N-methyltransferase 2-like — protein sequence MTEMLCFPYRNSFCSMSFEAEILTAPHDNSELYVVPSMRSLMAEEYVEAFKSFLDHSTEHQCMEEFNKREMPHIMAGLGNGKSTLNVLGVGSGTGEQDLKMIRILQAEHPGVFINAEIIEPNAQHVAAYKELVNRAPDFQNVSFMWHQLTSSEYEQQVKEKSTQKKFDFIHMIQMLYRVEDIPNTIKFFHSCLDHHGKLLIIILSDSSGWATLWKKYRHCLPLTDSGHYVTSNDIEDILKRIGVEYQVYEFPSGWDITECFIEGDLVGGHMMDFLTGTKNFLGTAPVDLKKRLREALCQPECSSRKDGRIIFNNNLSMIVVES from the exons AGCTATACGTAGTCCCTTCCATGAGAAGTCTCATGGCCGAGGAGTACGTGGAGGCCTTCAAGTCATTTCTGGATCACTCTACGGAGCACCAGTGCATGGAGGAGTTCAACAAGCGAGAAATGCCCCACATCATGGCTGG TCTGGGCAATGGGAAATCCACCCTAAATGTCCTGGGAGTCGGCAGCGGCACAG GTGAGCAGGACTTGAAAATGATCCGGATCCTGCAGGCCGAACACCCAGGGGTCTTCATTAACGCAGAAATCATAGAGCCCAACGCACAGCACGTGGCAGCGTACAAAG AGTTGGTTAATCGAGCTCCCGATTTCCAGAATGTCTCTTTTATGTGGCACCAGCTCACTTCCTCTGAGTATGAGCAACAGGTGAAAGAGAAGAGCACCCAGAAGAAGTTTGATTTCATCCATATGATTCAG ATGCTGTACCGTGTCGAAGATATTCCTAATACGATCAAGTTTTTCCACAGCTGCCTAGACCACCATGGTAAACTCCTGATCATAATTTTGTCAG ATAGTAGCGGATGGGCCACCTTATGGAAGAAGTACAGACACTGCTTGCCTTTAACCGACAGCGGCCACTACGTTACCTCCAATGACATTGAAGATATTTTGAAGAGAATCGGGGTTGAATACCAAGTTTATGAGTTCCCATCGGGCTGGGACATCACGGAGTGCTTTATCGAGGGGGATCTGGTTGGAGGCCACATGATGGATTTCCTAACGGGGACGAAAAACTTCTTGGGCACTGCACCCGTGGACTTGAAGAAGCGTCTCCGAGAGGCTCTCTGCCAGCCCGAATGCAGCAGCAGGAAGGACGGGAGGATCATCTTCAACAACAACCTGAGTATGATTGTAGTTGAATCCTAA